Part of the Desulfovibrio sp. ZJ209 genome, GACATGGAATTTGACGAAACCGGCATGCTGACCAGCGTTTCGGACTACCACATCTTCCTCAAGCTCGGGAAGACGCGCCAGCAGGCCATGGACATGTATACCGACCTCGCCGCCCAGGCCCTGGACTGGGGCATCATCCCGCGCTGCCACTTCGAGGACGTGACGCGCGCGGACATTTACGGCTTCTGCCTGCCGCTCGCGCAGCGCCTCATGGAGCTTTCGCGGCAAAGCGGCATGCCCGTCAAGATCCGCCTCTGCGATACCATGGGCTATGGCGTGCCGTGGCCGGGGGCGGCGCTCCCGCGCTCGGTGCAGCGCATCGTGCGCGCCTTCACCGACGAGGCCGGCGTGCCCGGGGAGTGGCTCGAGTGGCACGGCCACAACGACTTCCACATGGCGCTCGCCAATGGCGTCACCGCGTGGCTCTACGGCTGCGGCGCGGTCAACAGCACGCTCTTCGGCTTCGGCGAGCGCACGGGCAACACCCCGCTGGAGGCGTTGCTTGTGGAATACATCTCCCTCACGGGCGACGACGCCGCGGCGGACACCACGGTGCTCAGCGAAGTGGCGGAATTTTTCGAGCGCGAGCTCGATTACCGCATCCCGCCCAACTATCCCTTTGTGGGGCGCGACTTCAACGCCACCAGCGCCGGCGTGCATGCGGACGGCCTCGCCAAGAACGAGGAGATCTATAATATTTTCGATACGAAGCGCCTGCTCGGGCGCCCGGTGCCCATCATCGTCACCGACAAGACGGGCCGGGCGGGCGTCGCCTACTGGATCAACACAAGCCTTGGCCTCCCCAAGGAACAGCAGGTCTCCAAGAAGCACCCGGCCGTGGGCAAAATCTACGACGCCATCATGGCGCTCTATGCCGACAGCGGCCGCACCACGAGCCTTTCGCACGAGGAGATGGAATCGCTCGTCCAGCAGCACATGCCCGAGCTCTTTGCGAGCGAATTCGACCGCATGAAGAAGCTCGCCGGCGAGCTCGCGGCCAACCTCATCCTCCGGCTGGCGGCGAGCCCGGCGCTCTGCCGGCTGGACGCCGAGGCCTGCGCCGCGCTGGACGCCTTTGTGGCCGAATATCCCTTCATCCAGTTCTGCTGCCTCACCGACGCCGAGGGGCGCATGTGCTGCTCGGCCATTGCGGATTCAGAATACGCCGCCAACTATGCCTCGCTCCACCCGGGCTATGACTTTTCCGGCCGCGAGTGGTTCAGGATGCCCATGCAGACGGGCGATTTGCATATCATGGACGTGTACCAGTCGCACTTCACGTCGAAGCTCGTCATCACGGTCTCCTGCGCGGTGACGGACGAGAATGACCGCATTGTGGGCGTGGTGAGCGGCGACATCCAGCTTGAGCAGTTGCTCAAGCGGGCGCGCGCCCTCAGGCGCGAGGCGGTTGAAGGCGAGGACGGCGAGGACGCCGCAGAATAATTCCCAATGGGCCGCGGGCCCCGGAGAAGGATTTTCATGCGCAAGACCATCTACTGGATCGAGGGCGACGGCATCGGGCCGGAAATCTGGCGCGCGGCGCGGCCGGTCATCGACGAGGCGCTGGCCGCGGAATCGGATATGCGGCTCGACTGGCAGGAACTGCTCGCCGGCGAAAAGGCCCGCGAAGCGGAGGGTACGCCGCTCCCCGAGGCCACGCTCACTGCCCTGCGCGGGGCCGACATCGCCATGAAGGGCCCTCTCGGCACGCCCGTGGGCACGGGCATCCGCAGCCTCAACGTGGCCCTGCGGCAGGGGCTCGACCTCTATGCCTGCATCCGCCCGGTGCGCCATATCCCGGGGCTGGAAACGCCGGTCAAGCACCCGGAGCGCGTGGACATGGTCATCTTTCGGGAGAACACCGAAGATGTCTATGCCGGCGTTGAGTTCGCCGCGGGCACGCCCGAGGCGCGCAAGCTGGCGGAATTTTTGCGCGACGAGCTCGGCGTGACGCGCGTGGCCGAAGTGGCGGCCATCGGCATCAAGCCCATGACCGAGTCCGGCTCCAAGCGCCTCGTGCGCCGCGCCCTGCGCTACGCGCTGGAGAACGGGCGCCCGAGCCTGACCCTCGTCCACAAGGGCAATATCATGAAGTTCACGGAAGGCGCCTTCCGCCAGTGGGGCTATGATGTGGCGGCGGAAGAGTTTGGGAACCAGACCTGCACCGAAAAAGACCCGGTCCCCGGGCGCCTGGTGGTCAAGGACCGCATCGCCGACGCCATGTTCCAGGAGGCCCTGCTCCGGCCCGAGGCCTACAGCGTGCTCGCCACGCCCAACCTGAACGGCGACTATATTTCGGACGCGCTGGCCGCGCAGGTGGGCGGCCTCGGGCTCGCGCCGGGCGTCAACATGTCAGACTCGCTGGCCTTTTTCGAAGCCACGCACGGCACCGCCCCGGCCATCGCCGGCAAGGACAGGGCCAATCCCGGGAGCATCATCCTGTGCGGGGCACTGCTCATGGAGCATCTGGGCGTGCCCGCCGCGGCGGACCGTATCCGTTCGGCCGTGGCCAAGGCCATCGCCGGCAAGGCCGTCACCGAGGATCTTGCGGCCCAGGTTCCGGGGAGCCGCGTGGTGGGCTGCAAGGAATTCGGCGAGATCATCGGCGAGAATCTTTAAGCGTCACTTGAAGTTTGTCACAAAGGGGAGGCTATGCTGCCGCTGGAAAACCTGCTCCTCTTTGTTCCGGCCATGGCGCTCCTCGTCATGCTGCCCGGGCCGGACTTCGCGCTCGTGAGCCGCGTGGCCCTGCTGGAGGGCGCGGGGCCGGGCAGGGCGGCGGCCTGCGGCGTGGCGCTCGGCATCACCGTGCACACGGCGTGTGCCATTGCCGGCATCTCTGCCGTCATCGCGGCCTCGGCCACGCTGTTTCAGCTGCTCAGGTATGCCGGCGCGGCCTACCTCTTCTGGCTGGGCGTCCAGTCCTTCCGGCAAAAGGCGCAGCCCATTGAAGCCAGAGGGGAGCAAGAGGCAGTGGTAGCGCGAGGGCAGCAGGCCCCGTTGCGGCGCGCGTTCCGACAGGGTTTTTTGACCAATGCGCTCAATCCCAAGGCCATCCTCTACTTTCTCACTCTGTTGCCGCAATTTATTTCCCCGGTTGCGCCGGCAGAGCCGCAGCTGCTGGAGATGGGCGTTATTACCGCCGTTGAGTGCCTTGTCTGGTATCTCTTTCTCGCGCAAATCCTCGGCCGCGTGCGCCGGGTGTTCGCTGCTCCGCGCTTCCAGCGCTGGCTCCACCGCGTGACCGGCGCCATCTTTCTCGGTTTCGGCCTCAGGCTGGCCCTTGCAGGGAACGACTAGCCAACGATCTCCACCCCAAGAAAAGGAGCGCCCATCATGATCACCCTTTCCGCAGAAAAAACCGTCATCAACGAGGGGCAGCTCCAAAGCGCCGCCGAGGCCCAGGCCAAGGGCGTCGACCTTGGCAAGGCCGCCCGCAACACGCTGGCCGCGCGCATCCTCGCCGCCCACCAGGCCAAGGACGCGCCAAAGGACGGCCAGGTGCACGTGCATTTTGACGCGCTCGCCTCGCACGACATCACCTATGTGGGCATCATCCAGACCGCCCGCGCCTCGGGCCTCAAGGAATTCCCGCTGCCCTATGTGCTCACCAACTGCCACAACAGCCTCTGTGCCGTCGGCGGCACCATCAATGAGGATGACCATCTCTTCGGCCTTGCCGCCGCCAAGAAGTACGGCGGCATCTTCGTGCCCCCGCATCTCGCGGTCATCCACCAGTACATGCGCGAGATGATGACGAGCTGCGGCGGCATGATCCTTGGCTCGGACAGCCACACCCGCTATGGCGCTCTCGGCGTCATGGGCGTGGGCGAGGGCGGGCCCGAGCTCGTCAAACAGCTACTCGGCAAAACGTGGGACGTGGCCGAGCCCGAAGTGGTGGCCGTGTGGCTCGAGGGCGAGCCCGCCCCCGGCGTGGGCCCGCAGGACGTGGCGCTCGCGCTCATCGGCGCCGTGTTCAAGGACGGCTTCGTCAAGAACAAGGTGCTCGAGTTCATGGGCCCGGGCGTGGGCGCTCTTTCCGTCGACTTCCGCTGCGGCGTGGACGTGATGACCACGGAAACGGCCTGTCTCTCGTCCATCTGGCCCACGGACGCCAAGGTGCGCGACTGGCTCACCCTGCACGGGCGCGCCAACGACTTCAAGGAGCTGCGCCTTGAAGGGCCGGCCTGTTATGACGGCCTCGTGCGCATCGACCTTGCGGCGGTGGAGCCCATGATCGCCTTGCCCTTCCACCCGAGCAACGTGCACACCATCGCCGAAGTGACCGCCCATGCCGAGGAGCTTTTGGGCGACGTGGAAGAGGAGGCCGTGCGCCTCTTCGGGGACGCGGGCAAGGGCCTCAAGCTGCGCGACAAGATCCGCACCGGGGCCATCGTGGCCGACCAAGGCATCATCGCCGGCTGCGCTGGGGGCACCTTTGAAAATATCAGCCTCGCTTCAGCCATCCTCGGCACCTGGAAGGAGCCCAACCCGCACTTCACGTTCTCCGTCTATCCGGCGAGCGTGCCGCAGGCCGTGGCGCTGGTGAACAACGGCGCGACAGAAAGGCTCATGACGCTCGGCGCCAACGTCAAGACGGCCTTCTGCGGGCCCTGCTTCGGCGCGGGCGACACGCCGGCCCACGGCGGCCTCTCGCTGCGCCACACCACGCGCAACTTCCCCAACCGCGAAGGCTCCAAGCCGGGCGAAGGGCAGATCGCGGCCGTTGCCCTCATGGACGCGCGCTCCATCGCCGCCACCGCGGCCAATGCCGGCCGTCTCACGCCGGCCACCTCGCTCGACTGGAGCTCGCCTGACCTCAAGGTAGACCTCAAGTACCACTTTAACCCCGAGGTCTACCAGCGTCGCGTGTACAACGGTTTCGGCCATCCCGACCCGCAGATGGAGCTCGTCTTCGGCCCCAATATCGCCGACTGGCCCGAGCTCACGCCGCTGCCGGAACATCTGGTGCTCGAGGTGGCGAGCGTCATCACCGACCCCGTGACCACCACGGACGAGCTTATCCCCTCGGGTGAAACGTCCTCCCTGCGCTCCAACCCGCAAAAGCTCGCGGAGTTCACGCTTTCCCGCAAGGATCCGGGCTATGTGGGGCGCGCCAAGGCGGCGCAGTCCCTGGAGAAGAAGCGGCTCGCCAACCCCGACGACGCCGAGGTGCTGGCCAAGGTGCGCGGCCTGATTGACATCTGCTCGGAGCAGCCCGCCGTGGCCTCCATGCTGGCGGACCCGCATCCGCTCAGGCAGGTGGGCATCGGCTCACTTGTCTTCGCGTTCAAGCCCGGCGACGGGTCGGCGCGCGAGCAGGCGGCCTCCTCGCAGAAGGTGCTCGGCGGCTGGGCGAACCTCGCCGTGGAATACGCCACCAAGCGCTACCGCTCCAACCTCATCAACTGGGGCATCCTGCCTTTCCTGGTGGAAAAGGAGCTTGCGCGCGACCTCAAGCCCGGCGACTGGCTCATGGTGCCCGATGTGCGCGCCGCCATCGCGGCGGGCAGGTCGACCATCCTGGCGGCGCTGGTGCATACCGGGGTGGAGGCCGGCAAGAAGCCTTGGGCAGAGCAGGTGGCTCTTTCCCTGCGCGGCCTGACGGAAAATGAGCGCCAGATACTCCTCGACGGCAGCCTCATCAACCACTATGCCCGGTCAAAGGGCATCTAGGCGCCCATGATTTGTGCGGCCCCGGGCGCAGTGCTGCCGCCCGGGGGCGTCGCCTTTCAGGAGCCGGCACATGAGTCTCATGTGGTGGGTCATCGCCGGGGCCGTGATGCTGGCGGGGCTCGTTTTCTGTTTCCGCATCATGCGGCGCGGCATGAGCACCCTGGACGATGACCGGGGCAAGTTTCTCGCGCGTATCCGCGACGGGGAACACAAGCTCGAGGAAGAGCAGAAGCAGGTCGCGGCGGACGAGCACATGGCCCTCATGCGCGCGGCCGTGGAAGACCTGTTGCGCCTGGCGGATTCGCCCCCGGGCTACCGCATGGAAACGGCCGGCCGGACCATCCTTTTGCACACGCCGAAAGGGACATGGCGGCTTGAGCTCGCCATGCGCGAGATTGGCCTAAAATCCCGGCAAAAAGTGCTCCACGGGCGCCCGCGCTGGCTTTTGAGCGGCCCGGGCCATGAGGAGCAGCATGCGGACGCGGCCGCCGTCATGCGCAGCCTGGACGCCCACCTGCGGACGGAGGGTGAGCTTGCCCCGGAGCCGCCCCACCTTGCGCGCCGGCTGGAGCCGGGCACGCAAGCCCAGCGGCGCGCGCCGAGGCCGGCCCCGCACACGGCCGCGCCTGGGGGGCGGAAGCGGCGCACGGGCCTCGCCGCATCCGCCAGGGGCTTGCCCGCTCAGGCTTCAAAAAAGGCGCGGTAGGCCTCCACCGTGGCGTAAAGGTCCGCGGCGCTCGCAAGCTCAAAGGGGCTGTGCATGGAGAGGAGCGCGGGCCCAAGGTCGATGACGCGCATGCCGTAGGCCGCCAGGAAAAGCGCCACGGTGCCGCCGCCGCCCAGATCCACCTTGCCAAGCTCCGCCGCCTGCCACGGGATGTTGCGGCCATTGAGGATGCCGCGCAGCTCGCCGAAAAATTCGGCGTCCGCCTCGCTCGCCCCATACTTGCCCCGCGAACCCGTGAACTTGGAAAAGCAGGGGCCGTGCCCGATGAGCGCGGCGTTCTGCTTTTCGTGCACCTCCTGAAAATCCGGGTCGAGGGCGGCCTGCACATCGGCCGAGAGCGCGCGGCTATTGAGCAGCACATGCGAGGCCGAAGTGCCGGGCGCCCAAGCCGCCGCGAGATCCTCCACGCAATACTGGAAAAAGCGGGAGGCCGCGCCCGTGGCGCCGTCCGAGCCGATCTCCTCCTTGTCCCAGAACATCACCGCCATGGGC contains:
- a CDS encoding histone-lysine N-methyltransferase; translated protein: MSIIHHTGGDRALSLQDTAEPRLFRELFPYTSICRTSFDEVLLSPRPAAQMRITDTTFRDGQQARPPYTVRQVARMFDFLHRLGGKTGLIAASEFFLYSPRDRKCVEVCRARGYRFPRVTAWIRANREDLKLARDMEFDETGMLTSVSDYHIFLKLGKTRQQAMDMYTDLAAQALDWGIIPRCHFEDVTRADIYGFCLPLAQRLMELSRQSGMPVKIRLCDTMGYGVPWPGAALPRSVQRIVRAFTDEAGVPGEWLEWHGHNDFHMALANGVTAWLYGCGAVNSTLFGFGERTGNTPLEALLVEYISLTGDDAAADTTVLSEVAEFFERELDYRIPPNYPFVGRDFNATSAGVHADGLAKNEEIYNIFDTKRLLGRPVPIIVTDKTGRAGVAYWINTSLGLPKEQQVSKKHPAVGKIYDAIMALYADSGRTTSLSHEEMESLVQQHMPELFASEFDRMKKLAGELAANLILRLAASPALCRLDAEACAALDAFVAEYPFIQFCCLTDAEGRMCCSAIADSEYAANYASLHPGYDFSGREWFRMPMQTGDLHIMDVYQSHFTSKLVITVSCAVTDENDRIVGVVSGDIQLEQLLKRARALRREAVEGEDGEDAAE
- the icd gene encoding NADP-dependent isocitrate dehydrogenase, encoding MRKTIYWIEGDGIGPEIWRAARPVIDEALAAESDMRLDWQELLAGEKAREAEGTPLPEATLTALRGADIAMKGPLGTPVGTGIRSLNVALRQGLDLYACIRPVRHIPGLETPVKHPERVDMVIFRENTEDVYAGVEFAAGTPEARKLAEFLRDELGVTRVAEVAAIGIKPMTESGSKRLVRRALRYALENGRPSLTLVHKGNIMKFTEGAFRQWGYDVAAEEFGNQTCTEKDPVPGRLVVKDRIADAMFQEALLRPEAYSVLATPNLNGDYISDALAAQVGGLGLAPGVNMSDSLAFFEATHGTAPAIAGKDRANPGSIILCGALLMEHLGVPAAADRIRSAVAKAIAGKAVTEDLAAQVPGSRVVGCKEFGEIIGENL
- a CDS encoding LysE family transporter codes for the protein MLPLENLLLFVPAMALLVMLPGPDFALVSRVALLEGAGPGRAAACGVALGITVHTACAIAGISAVIAASATLFQLLRYAGAAYLFWLGVQSFRQKAQPIEARGEQEAVVARGQQAPLRRAFRQGFLTNALNPKAILYFLTLLPQFISPVAPAEPQLLEMGVITAVECLVWYLFLAQILGRVRRVFAAPRFQRWLHRVTGAIFLGFGLRLALAGND
- a CDS encoding hydratase; translation: MITLSAEKTVINEGQLQSAAEAQAKGVDLGKAARNTLAARILAAHQAKDAPKDGQVHVHFDALASHDITYVGIIQTARASGLKEFPLPYVLTNCHNSLCAVGGTINEDDHLFGLAAAKKYGGIFVPPHLAVIHQYMREMMTSCGGMILGSDSHTRYGALGVMGVGEGGPELVKQLLGKTWDVAEPEVVAVWLEGEPAPGVGPQDVALALIGAVFKDGFVKNKVLEFMGPGVGALSVDFRCGVDVMTTETACLSSIWPTDAKVRDWLTLHGRANDFKELRLEGPACYDGLVRIDLAAVEPMIALPFHPSNVHTIAEVTAHAEELLGDVEEEAVRLFGDAGKGLKLRDKIRTGAIVADQGIIAGCAGGTFENISLASAILGTWKEPNPHFTFSVYPASVPQAVALVNNGATERLMTLGANVKTAFCGPCFGAGDTPAHGGLSLRHTTRNFPNREGSKPGEGQIAAVALMDARSIAATAANAGRLTPATSLDWSSPDLKVDLKYHFNPEVYQRRVYNGFGHPDPQMELVFGPNIADWPELTPLPEHLVLEVASVITDPVTTTDELIPSGETSSLRSNPQKLAEFTLSRKDPGYVGRAKAAQSLEKKRLANPDDAEVLAKVRGLIDICSEQPAVASMLADPHPLRQVGIGSLVFAFKPGDGSAREQAASSQKVLGGWANLAVEYATKRYRSNLINWGILPFLVEKELARDLKPGDWLMVPDVRAAIAAGRSTILAALVHTGVEAGKKPWAEQVALSLRGLTENERQILLDGSLINHYARSKGI
- a CDS encoding translation initiation factor IF-2, which codes for MSLMWWVIAGAVMLAGLVFCFRIMRRGMSTLDDDRGKFLARIRDGEHKLEEEQKQVAADEHMALMRAAVEDLLRLADSPPGYRMETAGRTILLHTPKGTWRLELAMREIGLKSRQKVLHGRPRWLLSGPGHEEQHADAAAVMRSLDAHLRTEGELAPEPPHLARRLEPGTQAQRRAPRPAPHTAAPGGRKRRTGLAASARGLPAQASKKAR